In Candidatus Nomurabacteria bacterium, the following proteins share a genomic window:
- the def gene encoding peptide deformylase, with protein sequence MSKLVPESHTALHIISEEVTPEEFTDGTVKKILKGMRAAIKTYEVDGFIAVAIAAPQIGVAKRIFLVEDQTQKKSEDEEDRLPTLVAINPRIIKTSKKTHLVGEGCLSVKDRYGTVRRATNVTFEALDENGEKYTRGAGGLLAQIIQHEYNHLDGILFVDVAEKVWEKKDNEPTNEENDAE encoded by the coding sequence ATGTCAAAATTAGTACCAGAAAGTCACACCGCCCTGCATATTATTTCAGAGGAAGTTACACCTGAAGAATTTACTGATGGCACAGTAAAAAAAATACTAAAAGGCATGCGTGCCGCGATTAAAACCTACGAAGTAGATGGTTTTATCGCTGTAGCTATCGCCGCGCCGCAGATTGGTGTGGCCAAGCGTATTTTTCTAGTTGAAGACCAAACTCAAAAGAAAAGCGAGGACGAGGAAGATCGACTTCCCACCTTAGTCGCTATTAACCCAAGAATAATAAAAACCTCTAAGAAAACCCACCTGGTCGGTGAAGGTTGTCTGTCAGTAAAAGACCGCTATGGTACAGTCCGCCGCGCCACCAATGTCACCTTTGAAGCCTTGGACGAGAACGGTGAAAAATACACCAGAGGAGCTGGTGGACTCTTGGCGCAAATAATACAGCACGAATACAATCACTTGGACGGAATCCTTTTTGTCGATGTGGCAGAAAAAGTCTGGGAGAAAAAAGACAATGAACCAACCAATGAAGAAAACGATGCAGAATAA
- a CDS encoding methionyl-tRNA formyltransferase: protein MQNNLNLKITYFGGEPLSMPVLEELKKSGILPNLVICNPDRPSGRKKQLTPPPTKVWAEENGIEVFQPESYKDEDVKTKLASGNFDLFVVVAYNKILPKWLIDLPKFKTINVHPSLLPKLRGPSPIRSAILNDQRETGVSIIVLDEEMDHGPIIAQAKVTIPSEKWPISGTELDMTLGQIGGKLLAKTIPNWTSGNITPTDQDHSQATLCTKITKNMGELQLDPYNLPKGEGAYKALLKIRAFAGWPETFFIYNDKRFKIKEAVLTNSGQLVINKIVPEGKSETDFSAYFK from the coding sequence ATGCAGAATAATCTTAATCTAAAAATTACCTACTTTGGCGGTGAACCGCTGTCAATGCCGGTACTAGAAGAATTGAAAAAGTCAGGAATCCTCCCTAACTTGGTTATTTGCAACCCCGATCGACCAAGTGGCCGAAAAAAACAGCTTACTCCCCCGCCAACCAAAGTTTGGGCAGAAGAAAATGGTATCGAAGTTTTCCAACCAGAAAGTTATAAAGACGAAGATGTTAAAACCAAACTAGCGTCTGGAAATTTCGACCTGTTTGTCGTGGTGGCATACAACAAAATCTTACCTAAGTGGCTAATTGATCTACCCAAATTTAAAACCATCAACGTTCACCCATCACTTCTTCCAAAGTTACGTGGCCCGAGCCCGATTCGTAGTGCTATTTTAAACGACCAGCGCGAAACCGGCGTTTCCATCATAGTCCTAGACGAAGAAATGGATCACGGACCAATTATCGCCCAAGCTAAAGTGACTATACCATCAGAAAAATGGCCGATTAGCGGCACCGAACTGGACATGACCTTAGGACAAATCGGTGGCAAACTCTTAGCCAAGACGATACCAAACTGGACTTCGGGCAATATTACACCTACAGACCAAGACCACAGCCAAGCAACTTTATGTACCAAAATCACTAAAAACATGGGTGAGTTGCAGCTCGACCCATACAACTTGCCCAAAGGAGAAGGAGCCTATAAAGCCCTTCTAAAAATCCGCGCTTTTGCTGGCTGGCCGGAAACTTTTTTTATATACAATGACAAGCGTTTTAAAATCAAAGAGGCTGTGTTGACTAACTCTGGTCAGCTTGTAATCAACAAAATAGTACCAGAAGGAAAATCCGAGACTGATTTTTCAGCTTATTTTAAGTAG
- the raiA gene encoding ribosome-associated translation inhibitor RaiA: MSFSNIIFRNTNVTVEEKLHDLVEQKFTSLEKYIGDETDLKCEVEFEKIASHNTGDIYRVEANLWLSGKMHRAEATKDTFENAIDEVKEELDRELNKDSSKRQTLMKKGGREIKEAMRSGGEI; this comes from the coding sequence ATGTCATTCTCAAACATAATATTCAGGAACACAAATGTAACGGTTGAAGAAAAACTTCACGATCTGGTTGAGCAAAAGTTTACTTCTCTAGAGAAATATATTGGTGATGAAACTGATTTGAAGTGTGAAGTAGAATTTGAAAAAATCGCTTCACATAATACTGGTGATATATACAGAGTTGAAGCTAATCTATGGTTGAGTGGAAAAATGCACCGCGCGGAAGCAACTAAAGATACTTTTGAAAACGCTATCGATGAAGTTAAGGAGGAGCTTGATCGGGAGTTAAATAAGGATAGTAGTAAGCGACAGACTTTAATGAAAAAGGGTGGTCGAGAAATAAAGGAAGCGATGCGGTCAGGAGGAGAAATTTAA
- a CDS encoding DUF167 domain-containing protein, whose protein sequence is MYVKVRVTPKAKKETVEKTGELVYEMAVKAPAERNLANQRVRELLAENLGVSVKAVRIVSGHHSGNKIFDVKM, encoded by the coding sequence ATGTATGTAAAGGTGCGGGTGACACCAAAAGCCAAAAAGGAGACAGTAGAGAAAACAGGTGAGTTGGTTTATGAAATGGCAGTTAAAGCGCCAGCGGAAAGAAATTTAGCCAATCAGAGAGTCAGAGAATTGCTGGCAGAAAACCTCGGGGTAAGTGTAAAAGCGGTAAGGATTGTCTCTGGACATCACTCGGGTAACAAAATTTTTGATGTAAAGATGTAG
- a CDS encoding glutathione S-transferase N-terminal domain-containing protein, translating into MLTLYYKPNCSFCRRVLAVIDRLDLEVELKDVTESANLAELQEKGNSSQTPFLIDTDKEAALHESDDIVAHLQTNYGKTAATPARPRIHISDSACVSCEG; encoded by the coding sequence ATGCTTACACTTTACTATAAACCCAATTGTTCTTTTTGCCGTCGAGTACTGGCGGTAATTGACCGTTTGGATCTAGAGGTTGAACTAAAAGATGTGACTGAGTCGGCTAATTTGGCTGAACTTCAAGAAAAAGGGAATAGCTCACAAACTCCATTTTTGATAGACACTGACAAAGAAGCTGCCCTTCACGAATCCGATGATATAGTGGCACATTTGCAAACTAACTATGGAAAGACGGCTGCTACTCCGGCTCGACCTCGTATACACATTAGTGACAGCGCCTGTGTCTCTTGTGAGGGTTAG
- a CDS encoding transposase — protein MRIHNILRNTRGFAKAADSALKWQTMKNKQEVERRVKILTFWQKHGTNTTKDAFGVSRPTLFRWQKELNDSNGNIQALDPKSTAPKKRRVRQISPPLEQAIINWRTKRPRIGGKKLVPLLKKEGFKVSVSYVNRCISDLKELGRLPNPVKLSWYAKSGTHKEQRKTKVKKQRRPQKQGLEIDTIVRHIDGTKRYILTAIDIERRFAYARTYTSHSSNSARDFLKQLIHYTPFSIDEIQTDNGSEFAKYFHEACLTLNINHYHTYPRCPKMNAYIERFNRTVQEEHIIYHRSLLRDSIPDFNDSLNEWLYWYNHERPHEGLGLLSPMEYYREHYEIESQRW, from the coding sequence ATGAGAATACATAACATTTTAAGGAACACCAGAGGGTTTGCCAAAGCGGCTGATAGTGCTCTAAAGTGGCAGACAATGAAAAACAAACAGGAGGTCGAAAGAAGAGTTAAAATACTCACGTTTTGGCAAAAACATGGTACTAATACCACCAAAGATGCTTTTGGCGTATCTAGACCAACTTTATTTAGATGGCAAAAAGAACTAAATGATAGTAATGGTAATATCCAAGCCCTAGACCCCAAGAGTACTGCTCCTAAGAAACGAAGAGTGAGACAGATATCACCACCACTAGAGCAAGCTATTATCAACTGGCGTACTAAGCGACCACGGATTGGTGGGAAAAAGCTGGTACCGCTATTGAAGAAGGAAGGATTCAAGGTGTCAGTTTCCTATGTTAATCGCTGTATCAGTGATCTTAAAGAACTAGGTAGACTACCGAATCCAGTTAAGCTCTCTTGGTACGCTAAGAGTGGTACACACAAAGAACAAAGAAAAACCAAGGTTAAAAAACAAAGAAGACCACAAAAACAAGGTTTGGAGATAGACACTATCGTGAGACACATAGATGGCACTAAACGGTACATACTCACCGCCATAGACATAGAAAGACGGTTTGCTTACGCTCGTACTTATACCAGTCATTCTTCAAATAGTGCTCGAGACTTTCTAAAACAACTTATACACTATACCCCTTTTAGTATAGATGAGATACAGACTGATAATGGTTCAGAATTCGCTAAATACTTCCACGAAGCTTGTTTAACTCTTAACATCAACCATTATCACACTTATCCACGTTGTCCTAAGATGAATGCCTATATAGAGCGATTCAATCGTACCGTTCAAGAAGAACACATTATTTATCACCGATCCCTGCTTCGAGATAGTATTCCTGACTTCAATGATTCACTGAATGAATGGTTGTATTGGTATAACCATGAGAGACCGCATGAAGGACTGGGTCTTTTGTCGCCCATGGAGTATTATAGAGAACATTATGAGATAGAGTCTCAAAGGTGGTGA
- a CDS encoding SH3 domain-containing protein yields MKKTFVIFVAIFWSVVTALLAAAFVVYDNTAPEVGLMSSDMNSLERVEDTEGVSEEGNGFLSEITKGIFGGDKEKSNGDNTLSDSAKYTDLDTLMAMESLKVRKEPSIEAGVVGTVLPGTIGRVLVDPVAADGYWWYRISYDDGTRGWSVENYLTNDLSFKPKVEVKSTSGTTNTKTQTTNTTKTTTNTNTTNTTNTTTNTTKTSSGISAATVAKHNSSTDCWMTIDGKVYDVTDYIPYHPGGKSRIINNCGIDATKLFNGTTSGGHRHKSSSYQLLSKYYVGVAA; encoded by the coding sequence ATGAAAAAAACTTTCGTTATCTTTGTTGCAATCTTTTGGTCAGTGGTTACTGCTCTCTTGGCGGCGGCTTTTGTGGTTTATGATAATACTGCGCCGGAGGTTGGCCTGATGTCTTCAGATATGAATTCGCTTGAAAGGGTGGAAGATACAGAAGGTGTTTCTGAAGAGGGGAATGGTTTTTTATCTGAGATTACCAAAGGTATATTTGGTGGCGATAAAGAAAAATCTAATGGCGATAATACACTAAGTGATTCGGCCAAATATACTGATCTTGATACTTTAATGGCAATGGAAAGTTTAAAGGTTCGTAAGGAGCCTTCCATTGAAGCAGGGGTAGTAGGTACAGTGTTACCAGGTACCATTGGGAGAGTATTGGTAGATCCGGTAGCTGCTGATGGTTATTGGTGGTACAGAATATCGTATGACGATGGAACGAGAGGGTGGTCGGTAGAGAATTATTTAACTAATGATCTTAGTTTCAAACCTAAGGTTGAGGTTAAATCAACTTCAGGTACAACCAATACTAAAACTCAAACCACAAACACCACCAAGACTACTACCAATACAAATACAACTAATACTACCAACACCACCACAAACACCACCAAGACCTCTTCGGGGATTAGCGCCGCTACTGTCGCCAAGCACAACAGCTCGACCGACTGCTGGATGACGATTGATGGAAAGGTGTATGATGTAACTGACTATATACCGTATCATCCGGGTGGTAAGAGTAGGATTATCAATAACTGTGGTATTGATGCGACTAAACTATTTAATGGTACAACTTCCGGTGGACATAGGCATAAGTCCAGTTCTTACCAATTACTTAGTAAATATTATGTCGGTGTAGCTGCTTAA
- a CDS encoding ferric reductase-like transmembrane domain-containing protein, which yields MPQRIFKNRVGLTVVILATLLPMFMWLTMMPLSMRFGDSFSALTSVGQLTALVGITLFSLTIILSARLHFLEEYFGSLDRVYRIHHYSGTIAFLFILVHPLALAVALVPISVVEAAKLLIPGGDWAVNFGILGLLLMMSLLVITFFAKWRYQYLRFAHQILGGAFFLGALHAFLIPSDVSINPWLKVYIFSLAALAIAAYIYHTLLGHAFKKRYTYIVEAVNDLGEGIIEVVMRPENEVMHYVPGQFIFISFVDGGMTKEVHPFSISSAPTEKYLRISVKALGDWTGQLKYLNAGATARIEGPFGGFSYLKGKCGRQIWIAGGIGITPFLNMARNLRVNQRDDLVIDFYYATKTEDEMVFYNELKAISEENSNISIIPHQSDEKGFLSADVIKSTSGDLSNTDIFVCGPPPMMQGLIKQFTAAGVPRRLIHTEEFKLL from the coding sequence ATGCCACAAAGGATATTTAAAAATCGGGTTGGATTGACAGTTGTTATTTTGGCGACTTTATTGCCTATGTTTATGTGGCTCACCATGATGCCGTTGTCTATGCGATTTGGTGACTCATTTTCCGCTCTCACCAGTGTTGGGCAATTAACTGCTCTTGTCGGTATTACACTTTTTTCTCTTACAATTATCCTTAGTGCCAGATTGCATTTTCTTGAGGAATACTTTGGGAGTCTGGATCGGGTTTATCGGATACATCACTATTCTGGGACGATTGCTTTTCTTTTTATCTTAGTGCACCCATTGGCTCTGGCCGTGGCACTCGTGCCTATATCTGTAGTTGAAGCCGCTAAGCTACTTATTCCTGGTGGTGACTGGGCGGTAAACTTCGGTATCCTAGGACTTTTACTTATGATGTCGCTTCTCGTTATTACTTTCTTCGCCAAGTGGCGTTATCAGTACTTACGATTTGCCCATCAGATTTTGGGTGGGGCTTTTTTTCTTGGCGCTTTGCATGCTTTTTTGATTCCGAGCGATGTGTCAATCAATCCTTGGCTTAAAGTATATATTTTTAGTCTGGCTGCTTTAGCTATTGCTGCTTATATTTATCATACTCTGCTCGGTCATGCGTTTAAGAAAAGATATACGTATATAGTTGAAGCGGTCAATGATTTAGGGGAAGGTATTATTGAGGTAGTTATGCGTCCAGAAAATGAAGTAATGCATTATGTGCCCGGACAATTTATTTTTATTAGTTTTGTGGATGGTGGTATGACCAAAGAAGTGCATCCATTTTCGATTAGTTCGGCACCTACAGAGAAATATTTGCGCATCTCTGTAAAAGCGCTTGGTGACTGGACTGGTCAACTTAAGTACTTAAACGCGGGAGCAACCGCGAGGATTGAGGGTCCGTTTGGTGGCTTTTCTTATCTTAAAGGCAAGTGCGGGCGTCAAATCTGGATAGCAGGTGGTATTGGTATTACTCCGTTTCTTAACATGGCACGCAACTTAAGGGTAAATCAACGTGATGACTTGGTAATTGATTTTTATTATGCGACCAAAACAGAGGATGAAATGGTTTTTTATAATGAACTTAAGGCTATTAGTGAAGAAAATTCTAATATTAGTATTATTCCTCATCAATCAGATGAGAAAGGTTTTTTGTCAGCGGACGTCATAAAGAGTACCAGTGGTGACCTTTCCAACACTGACATATTCGTCTGTGGTCCGCCGCCAATGATGCAGGGTTTAATTAAGCAATTTACTGCCGCTGGGGTACCGCGTCGCTTGATTCATACCGAAGAATTTAAGCTCTTGTAG
- the nirK gene encoding nitrite reductase, copper-containing produces the protein MDEEKQNEGRSKSFIFYLIIVASIVLVVVLLGALSFFKIFPLIQYELLQKIGILLLIGSSIFFVARVAYRFHSKPLAISMALFITGGIFYVWGDETHPPHFAMPAFMHSYHPGGHTADLPFRNVLHFFQGYSNFEWVDDIGADPNAVPPPIDRDWSETVKVSLVTQEVISEVADEVYFNYWTFNKQVPGPMLRVREGDTVEMTITNHESSLHGHNIDLHAVTGPGGGATLSFVEPGETKQFSWKALNPGLYIYHCASPNVSTHNSHGQYGLILVEPKEGLPPVDKEFYLVQGELYTKGALGKKGLTVFDSEALLDGNPNYVTFNGRIEKDGEPRMKVKTGEKVRIYVGNGGVNLISSFHPIGEIFDLVYAEGGIGALPLQNIQTTAVLPGGASIVEFTAEVPGNIILVDHALARMNKGAWAIIKVEGDPRPDIFAPTNEFVETSNNDLEIDEDVVVDSGKNLLDDFGVATTAVESDNGAVKTTD, from the coding sequence ATGGATGAAGAAAAACAAAATGAAGGCCGATCAAAGTCTTTTATTTTTTATTTAATAATTGTTGCGTCAATAGTCCTGGTAGTGGTTCTTTTGGGAGCTTTGTCTTTCTTTAAAATTTTTCCGTTGATTCAATACGAATTACTCCAAAAAATAGGCATTTTACTACTTATCGGCTCCTCGATTTTCTTTGTAGCGAGGGTGGCTTATCGTTTTCATTCAAAACCTTTGGCTATCTCCATGGCGCTTTTTATAACTGGCGGAATTTTTTACGTGTGGGGTGACGAAACTCATCCGCCGCACTTTGCCATGCCGGCCTTTATGCACAGTTATCATCCGGGCGGTCATACGGCAGATTTGCCTTTTAGAAATGTTTTACATTTCTTCCAAGGCTACAGTAATTTTGAGTGGGTAGATGACATTGGAGCTGATCCAAATGCTGTGCCGCCACCAATTGATAGAGATTGGAGTGAAACGGTAAAAGTGTCATTGGTGACCCAAGAAGTAATATCAGAAGTGGCTGATGAAGTGTATTTTAATTACTGGACTTTTAATAAGCAGGTACCGGGTCCGATGCTTCGAGTCAGGGAGGGCGATACGGTAGAGATGACTATTACCAATCATGAATCCAGTTTACATGGGCATAATATAGACTTACACGCTGTTACAGGTCCAGGAGGTGGAGCCACTCTTTCGTTTGTGGAGCCTGGAGAAACCAAACAATTTTCTTGGAAAGCTTTGAATCCCGGTTTATACATCTATCACTGCGCCTCGCCGAATGTCAGTACTCACAATTCTCACGGCCAGTACGGACTTATTTTGGTTGAACCAAAGGAAGGTCTGCCACCAGTTGATAAAGAGTTTTATTTAGTACAAGGCGAACTATATACTAAGGGCGCCTTGGGTAAAAAGGGTCTAACGGTGTTTGACTCAGAGGCTTTGCTCGACGGTAATCCAAACTACGTGACCTTCAACGGACGAATTGAAAAGGATGGGGAGCCGCGTATGAAAGTAAAGACTGGAGAGAAGGTGCGTATTTACGTTGGTAATGGTGGTGTGAATTTAATTTCTTCGTTCCATCCAATTGGTGAGATTTTTGATTTAGTTTATGCTGAGGGAGGAATTGGGGCATTGCCACTACAAAATATCCAAACTACCGCGGTGTTGCCGGGCGGGGCTTCGATTGTTGAATTTACCGCTGAAGTACCAGGTAATATCATCTTAGTTGACCACGCTCTAGCTCGTATGAATAAGGGGGCGTGGGCGATTATTAAAGTCGAGGGTGACCCGCGACCGGATATCTTTGCTCCAACCAACGAGTTTGTTGAGACTTCTAATAACGATTTGGAAATTGATGAAGATGTGGTTGTTGACTCAGGAAAAAACTTGCTAGATGACTTTGGTGTGGCTACCACTGCAGTCGAATCAGACAATGGTGCGGTAAAGACCACGGACTAG
- a CDS encoding HNH endonuclease — protein MSFCIEFIYGVVDNGRARFKDVFVYAKNIPAYMEDVMAIGMDSFGENSIALFRTIGDESVAFMKETKMAYRLVVYRGRFSGGIDLFTEAGEMLCRGTKAQLENFMNVYRLSRATKKRYIREIIRELEDEGWLFDVEKAREYLGLEIKASKRGFAPDYTSLAETIYLEEPVIYQGESFFAKIKIKMSGIRSVDDELANAAADLAKKPEGYTWHHLDDFDPVTGECTMQLVSEKVHMKIITLPDGSKVKLLDYLSHLGSPALWSRFYNFGSYGKYIDDITKLFK, from the coding sequence ATGTCTTTTTGTATTGAATTCATCTACGGTGTTGTTGATAATGGGCGAGCGCGCTTTAAAGATGTTTTTGTATATGCAAAAAATATCCCAGCCTACATGGAAGATGTGATGGCTATCGGAATGGATTCTTTCGGTGAAAATTCAATTGCATTATTCCGAACGATTGGAGATGAGTCAGTGGCTTTCATGAAAGAAACTAAGATGGCTTATCGATTGGTTGTTTATCGGGGAAGGTTTTCTGGTGGAATCGATCTTTTCACCGAAGCGGGCGAGATGCTTTGTCGTGGTACCAAAGCTCAACTAGAGAATTTTATGAACGTTTATCGACTGTCACGAGCGACCAAGAAACGATACATAAGAGAAATAATCAGAGAATTAGAGGACGAAGGTTGGTTATTTGATGTAGAAAAAGCTCGTGAGTATCTTGGTTTAGAAATAAAAGCGTCAAAGCGTGGTTTTGCTCCCGACTATACCTCTTTGGCTGAAACTATCTATCTTGAAGAACCGGTTATTTATCAAGGCGAGTCTTTTTTTGCAAAGATTAAAATTAAGATGAGTGGAATCAGAAGTGTTGACGATGAGCTGGCTAACGCCGCGGCAGACCTGGCAAAAAAACCAGAAGGTTATACTTGGCATCACCTTGATGATTTTGATCCGGTGACTGGTGAATGTACGATGCAATTGGTGTCTGAGAAGGTGCATATGAAAATTATTACCTTACCCGATGGCAGTAAAGTTAAATTACTCGATTATCTTAGTCACCTTGGTTCACCGGCCTTGTGGTCTCGTTTTTATAACTTCGGCTCCTACGGCAAGTATATTGATGATATTACTAAATTGTTTAAATAA
- a CDS encoding YbhB/YbcL family Raf kinase inhibitor-like protein produces MALTLTSPAFADGGSIPARYTCDGENVNPELHISGVPEGTKSLVLVMDDPDIPDSVKESRGIEKFDHWVLYNIPPDTTVIKEGEMVGSEGLSSRGEVGYVGSCPPDREHRYFFRLYALPDIVNFIKVPTLDEVEVIAKESAIESAVLMGKYERIK; encoded by the coding sequence ATGGCACTCACTTTAACTTCACCAGCTTTTGCTGATGGTGGGTCAATTCCGGCAAGATACACCTGTGATGGTGAAAATGTAAATCCTGAGTTACACATTTCTGGTGTTCCAGAGGGTACAAAATCGTTGGTTCTAGTGATGGATGATCCAGATATTCCGGATAGTGTGAAGGAAAGTCGGGGAATAGAGAAGTTTGATCATTGGGTGTTGTACAATATTCCGCCAGATACAACCGTGATTAAGGAAGGAGAGATGGTTGGTAGTGAAGGCTTATCTTCGCGTGGTGAGGTCGGGTACGTTGGTTCTTGTCCGCCAGATCGTGAGCACCGGTACTTTTTCCGACTTTATGCATTGCCTGATATTGTGAATTTTATTAAAGTCCCAACCCTTGATGAGGTAGAGGTAATAGCCAAAGAGTCAGCGATAGAAAGTGCTGTTTTGATGGGTAAGTATGAGAGGATAAAATAA
- a CDS encoding MATE family efflux transporter, with translation MTNTEHRSLTNEPVPILLRSIAVPASIGFFFNTMYNVVDSWVAGQISGEALAALSVTFPVFFIIIALAIGIGTGVTALIANELGAQKTEKAKLYATQTISFGLITSIIITIAGYLAAPTLFKFLGASDSYLTATLAYMQPIFLGSIFIAMVIILNGILNAVGNTKSYRNVLVAGFFLNVLLSPTLALGWFGLPTLGILGIAVATLISNLLGLIYISYKVWQTKLIDRECLSCYLKPNKKIYADIMSQGLPASLNMMTVAIGAFIITYFVSQYGKEAVAGYGTAIRVEQMVLIPSMGINMAVLALIGQNNGAKRHDRITEIAAVGIRYILILGTIGTTILFFAAAPLMKLFTEEPDIIGFGVGYLAVAAFITWAYGIIFVTEAILRGLKKPIFPLILGVVRQTIVPLTAFYLVTFVFTLSIVGLWWSIFIIVWSSALISLWYTRRQMSL, from the coding sequence ATGACAAATACCGAACACCGTTCACTGACCAATGAACCAGTACCAATACTGCTTCGTTCTATCGCTGTGCCTGCTTCTATTGGTTTCTTCTTTAATACCATGTATAACGTCGTGGACAGTTGGGTAGCAGGTCAAATTTCCGGAGAAGCTTTAGCAGCACTCTCTGTTACCTTTCCTGTCTTCTTTATAATCATCGCCTTGGCCATTGGTATCGGTACCGGTGTAACCGCTCTTATCGCCAACGAGCTGGGCGCTCAAAAAACCGAAAAAGCCAAGCTATACGCCACCCAAACCATTTCCTTTGGTCTTATCACTTCTATCATCATAACCATTGCCGGTTACCTGGCCGCTCCAACTTTATTTAAATTTCTAGGTGCCTCTGACTCATACCTTACGGCCACCCTAGCCTATATGCAGCCAATTTTCCTTGGCTCAATTTTCATTGCCATGGTAATTATCCTAAACGGTATTCTTAACGCCGTTGGAAATACTAAATCGTACCGCAACGTGCTTGTTGCAGGTTTTTTCTTAAATGTTCTTCTTAGTCCAACCTTAGCCCTCGGTTGGTTTGGTCTGCCAACCCTAGGTATCTTGGGTATCGCTGTCGCGACCCTCATCAGTAATTTGCTCGGGCTTATCTATATTAGTTACAAAGTTTGGCAGACCAAATTAATTGACCGAGAATGCCTCAGTTGCTACCTAAAACCAAACAAAAAGATTTACGCGGACATAATGTCACAAGGTTTACCAGCCAGTTTAAATATGATGACGGTGGCTATCGGCGCCTTTATTATTACTTATTTTGTCAGTCAATACGGTAAAGAGGCGGTGGCCGGTTACGGAACCGCTATTCGTGTTGAACAAATGGTTCTTATTCCTAGTATGGGTATAAATATGGCTGTGTTAGCCCTGATAGGACAAAATAACGGCGCTAAAAGACACGACCGTATTACAGAAATTGCCGCTGTCGGAATAAGGTATATTTTAATCCTGGGAACCATTGGCACCACCATCCTCTTCTTTGCAGCTGCTCCACTCATGAAACTCTTTACAGAGGAGCCAGATATAATTGGCTTTGGAGTTGGATACTTAGCTGTCGCGGCCTTTATCACTTGGGCATACGGAATAATATTTGTGACAGAAGCCATTTTGCGCGGGCTTAAAAAACCAATCTTCCCTTTGATTTTAGGAGTAGTTAGACAGACTATAGTGCCATTAACTGCTTTTTATTTAGTGACTTTCGTTTTCACCTTAAGTATCGTTGGGCTATGGTGGAGTATTTTTATCATCGTTTGGTCATCGGCTTTGATCTCACTTTGGTACACCAGGCGACAAATGAGTCTGTAA